Proteins from a genomic interval of Lycium ferocissimum isolate CSIRO_LF1 chromosome 2, AGI_CSIRO_Lferr_CH_V1, whole genome shotgun sequence:
- the LOC132037998 gene encoding altered inheritance of mitochondria protein 32-like yields MAGNSEEIVSDDVKFGFQRSEMYELKLSGTATIYDRHVFLCYKSHETWPSHVKSSDSDPFPKLFAATLKARKDDIKLETVLTICEVREDIGLSDGDVLIFPEMIKYRNLKESDVDAFVEDVLVNGKPWTSGPQEPLSGSYVFVCSHNNRDRRCGVCGPILIEEFGKAIESKDLKSEVYVTACSHVGGHKYAGNVIIFSTDKDGKIAGHWYGYVTPDDVPLLLDEHIGEGKVIDRLWRGQMGLRAEITDKVNEQVPNGTIVDQKEQAPAETASQGCCQGATGVSCCRDATPEEKEVEEKGQGRLPSCFRKWDKPEVLTAIGVVGAVAFVAVAYGFYKKSH; encoded by the exons ATGGCCGGAAACTCAGAAGAAATCGTCTCTGACGACGTTAAGTTTGGATTTCAACGTTCAGAGATGTACGAACTTAAGCTTTCTGGTACTGCTACTATCTACGATCGACACGTGTTCCTTTGCTACAAATCACACGAAACTTGGCCTTCTCATGTTAAATCCTCCGATTCCGATCCATTTCCGAAACTATTCGCTGCTACTCTTAAAGCCCGCAAAGATGATATTAAACTCGAG ACTGTTTTGACCATTTGCGAAGTACGTGAAGACATTGGACTATCAGATGGAGATGTTTTGATTTTCCCTGAAATGATCAAATACAG GAATTTGAAGGAGTCAGATGTTGATGCTTTTGTTGAGGATGTGCTTGTGAATGGCAAGCCTTGGACTTCTGGACCACAGGAGCCACTAAGTGGTTCTTATGTATTTGTCTGTTCCCACAATAATCGAGATCGAAGGTGTGGTGTATGTGGACCAATTCTGATTGAAGAATTCGGAAAGGCGATTGAGTCCAAGGACTTGAAAAGCGAAGTTTACGTGACAGCTTGTTCACATGTTGGAGGCCACAAGTATGCTGGTAATGTGATAATATTCAGTACTGATAAAGATGGGAAAATTGCTGGGCATTG GTATGGCTACGTTACCCCAGATGATGTACCTCTTTTGCTTGACGAGCATATCGGAGAGGGAAAAGTCATTGACCGACTTTGGAG GGGCCAAATGGGACTGCGTGCTGAGATAACTGATAAGGTGAATGAGCAAGTTCCCAATGGAACCATTGTGGACCAAAAAGAACAAGCGCCTGCAGAAACTGCTAGTCAGGGATGTTGTCAAGGTGCTACAGGAGTTTCTTGTTGTAGAGACGCGACTCCTGAGGAGAAAGAGGTAGAGGAGAAGGGGCAGGGAAGACTTCCAAGCTGCTTCAGAAAATGGGATAAGCCTGAAGTTTTGACAGCCATCGGCGTGGTAGGGGCAGTGGCTTTTGTTGCTGTTGCTTATGGATTTTACAAGAAGTCACACTGA
- the LOC132037983 gene encoding U-box domain-containing protein 4 isoform X1 — MEEMVVEALLFGDRQAQLLAARQLAQFSTKQRHNIAQKGIVPPLILMLSTSDYEAIEAALFALLSIAFRSERLAPCAYFIQLSVTTEILIAKSGAIAVLLDVLQCENRFLVELGVASLLTLSSCASNKLAIAASGAISLLLELLNSQSNNSMSLQANLDILSTLHNLSTCHQVIPSIVSYGGVATSLGLINLAPELVTEKAVALLENLVSSSRIALEEAAGTAGAIQCLVEAMEEGSRQCKEHAVAILLQVCDSCRDRYRGMILREGAMAALLQLSVDGTKRARDNAKRLVLLLRDCSNCSQTTEQPKNIVLMEQIMRQIEQGVGETAGMSVAVLEEMISKLRT, encoded by the exons ATGGAAGAAATGGTGGTGGAAGCTCTCCTCTTTGGTGATAGACAAGCACAGCTCCTTGCTGCAAGACAACTTGCTCAATTTTCCACCAAGCAAAGGCACAACATCGCCCAAAAAGGCATAGTTCCTCCATTGATTTTGATGCTGAGTACTAGTGATTATGAAGCCATTGAAGCTGCACTTTTTGCTCTGCTTAGTATAGCATTTCGCAGTGAAAGGTTGGCCCCATGCGCATACTTCATTCAACTGTCTGTTACGACAGAa ATACTCATAGCAAAATCAGGGGCTATAGCAGTGTTATTAGATGTGCTTCAATGCGAAAACAGATTCTTAGTAGAGCTAGGAGTAGCATCTCTCTTGACCCTCTCTTCTTGTGCTTCAAATAAGCTGGCAATTGCCGCGTCTGGGGCTATCTCACTTCTACTTGAATTGTTGAattcacaatccaacaacagcATGAGCTTGCAGGCTAATTTGGACATCTTGTCAACACTTCACAATCTTTCAACTTGCCATCAGGTCATCCCTTCCATTGTTTCATATGGTGGGGTAGCTACCTCGCTCGGGCTAATCAACCTCGCCCCAGAGTTGGTGACGGAAAAAGCTGTGGCGTTGTTGGAGAATCTTGTTTCTTCATCAAGAATTGCACTAGAGGAAGCCGCAGGAACAGCGGGAGCAATCCAGTGTTTGGTGGAGGCCATGGAGGAAG GTTCAAGACAATGTAAAGAACATGCAGTGGCTATTCTACTCCAAGTATGTGATAGCTGCAGAGACAGATACAGAGGGATGATCTTAAGGGAAGGGGCGATGGCGGCGCTACTTCAGTTGAGCGTTGATGGGACAAAGAGAGCCAGAGACAATGCTAAAAGACTGGTTTTGCTTCTAAGAGACTGTTCAAATTGCAGCCAAACGACTGAACAGCCGAAGAATATTGTGTTAATGGAACAGATTATGAGACAGATTGAGCAAGGAGTAGGAGAGACAGCAGGGATGTCAGTAGCTGTTTTGGAGGAAATGATTTCAAAACTTAGAACATGA
- the LOC132037983 gene encoding U-box domain-containing protein 4 isoform X2, translated as MEEMVVEALLFGDRQAQLLAARQLAQFSTKQRHNIAQKGIVPPLILMLSTSDYEAIEAALFALLSIAFRSERNKILIAKSGAIAVLLDVLQCENRFLVELGVASLLTLSSCASNKLAIAASGAISLLLELLNSQSNNSMSLQANLDILSTLHNLSTCHQVIPSIVSYGGVATSLGLINLAPELVTEKAVALLENLVSSSRIALEEAAGTAGAIQCLVEAMEEGSRQCKEHAVAILLQVCDSCRDRYRGMILREGAMAALLQLSVDGTKRARDNAKRLVLLLRDCSNCSQTTEQPKNIVLMEQIMRQIEQGVGETAGMSVAVLEEMISKLRT; from the exons ATGGAAGAAATGGTGGTGGAAGCTCTCCTCTTTGGTGATAGACAAGCACAGCTCCTTGCTGCAAGACAACTTGCTCAATTTTCCACCAAGCAAAGGCACAACATCGCCCAAAAAGGCATAGTTCCTCCATTGATTTTGATGCTGAGTACTAGTGATTATGAAGCCATTGAAGCTGCACTTTTTGCTCTGCTTAGTATAGCATTTCGCAGTGAAAG GAACAAGATACTCATAGCAAAATCAGGGGCTATAGCAGTGTTATTAGATGTGCTTCAATGCGAAAACAGATTCTTAGTAGAGCTAGGAGTAGCATCTCTCTTGACCCTCTCTTCTTGTGCTTCAAATAAGCTGGCAATTGCCGCGTCTGGGGCTATCTCACTTCTACTTGAATTGTTGAattcacaatccaacaacagcATGAGCTTGCAGGCTAATTTGGACATCTTGTCAACACTTCACAATCTTTCAACTTGCCATCAGGTCATCCCTTCCATTGTTTCATATGGTGGGGTAGCTACCTCGCTCGGGCTAATCAACCTCGCCCCAGAGTTGGTGACGGAAAAAGCTGTGGCGTTGTTGGAGAATCTTGTTTCTTCATCAAGAATTGCACTAGAGGAAGCCGCAGGAACAGCGGGAGCAATCCAGTGTTTGGTGGAGGCCATGGAGGAAG GTTCAAGACAATGTAAAGAACATGCAGTGGCTATTCTACTCCAAGTATGTGATAGCTGCAGAGACAGATACAGAGGGATGATCTTAAGGGAAGGGGCGATGGCGGCGCTACTTCAGTTGAGCGTTGATGGGACAAAGAGAGCCAGAGACAATGCTAAAAGACTGGTTTTGCTTCTAAGAGACTGTTCAAATTGCAGCCAAACGACTGAACAGCCGAAGAATATTGTGTTAATGGAACAGATTATGAGACAGATTGAGCAAGGAGTAGGAGAGACAGCAGGGATGTCAGTAGCTGTTTTGGAGGAAATGATTTCAAAACTTAGAACATGA